From one Mycobacterium colombiense CECT 3035 genomic stretch:
- a CDS encoding NAD(P)/FAD-dependent oxidoreductase, producing the protein MKAPERTHVVVVGAGYAGTLAANRLRQRPDIDITVVNPRPVFVERIRLHQLVADTGAATADYATLLGEGIQLVVDSVDHIDTAARRVALASGAELTYDYLIYAVGSTGATASTVPGYAEFAHSVSDLESAQRLHYALTDLPLPAAITVVGGGLTGIETAAELAEGGRPVTLVCGPVLGPSLSKRGRRSVAKRLRRLGVNVLESVAVAEVRWDEVVLTDGVVLPSAATIWTAGFAVPDLAARSGLHTDPMGRLLTDETLTSIDDERVVAAGDAAAPSGQPLRMSCQAAGPMGAQAANTVLARIAGDTPAALSQAFVGQCISLGRTHATFQMARTDDTPVNMYLGGRAAASLKETICKGTVWSIRREAAKPGSYRWIKGGKRPAQSPVDEEVAAR; encoded by the coding sequence ATGAAGGCCCCCGAAAGAACCCACGTCGTTGTTGTCGGCGCCGGATACGCCGGAACGCTGGCGGCCAACCGTCTGCGCCAGCGCCCGGACATCGACATCACGGTGGTGAACCCGCGACCGGTCTTCGTCGAGCGAATCCGCCTGCACCAGTTGGTTGCCGACACCGGCGCGGCGACCGCCGACTACGCGACGCTGCTCGGCGAGGGGATCCAGCTGGTGGTCGACTCCGTCGATCACATCGACACCGCCGCACGGCGGGTCGCGCTGGCCTCCGGCGCCGAGCTGACCTACGACTACCTGATTTACGCCGTGGGAAGCACCGGCGCCACGGCCTCGACAGTGCCCGGCTACGCCGAGTTCGCGCATTCGGTCTCCGACCTGGAAAGCGCGCAGCGGCTGCACTACGCGCTCACCGACCTGCCGCTGCCCGCGGCCATCACCGTGGTCGGCGGCGGGCTGACCGGCATCGAGACGGCCGCCGAGCTCGCCGAGGGCGGGCGCCCGGTGACACTGGTCTGCGGCCCGGTGCTCGGTCCGTCGCTGAGCAAGCGGGGCCGGCGCTCGGTGGCCAAGCGGCTGCGGCGACTGGGCGTCAACGTGCTGGAGTCCGTGGCGGTGGCCGAGGTGCGCTGGGACGAGGTGGTGCTGACCGACGGCGTGGTGCTGCCCAGTGCGGCGACCATCTGGACGGCCGGATTCGCCGTGCCGGATTTGGCGGCGCGCAGCGGGCTGCACACCGACCCGATGGGCCGGCTGCTCACCGACGAGACCCTCACCAGCATCGACGACGAGCGCGTCGTCGCCGCGGGTGACGCCGCCGCGCCGTCCGGCCAGCCGTTGCGGATGAGCTGCCAGGCCGCCGGCCCGATGGGCGCCCAGGCAGCCAACACCGTGCTCGCCCGCATCGCCGGCGACACCCCCGCGGCGCTGAGCCAGGCGTTCGTCGGGCAGTGCATCAGCCTGGGCCGCACGCACGCCACGTTCCAGATGGCCCGCACGGACGACACCCCGGTGAACATGTACCTGGGCGGCCGGGCGGCGGCTTCGCTCAAGGAAACGATCTGCAAGGGCACGGTGTGGTCGATCCGGCGGGAGGCGGCCAAGCCCGGTTCGTATCGCTGGATCAAGGGCGGCAAGCGGCCCGCGCAGTCCCCGGTCGACGAGGAGGTCGCCGCGCGATGA
- a CDS encoding RNA polymerase sigma-70 factor: MTQAPTGSEHAERFTLLRPLLFTIAYEMLGSATEADDVLQDSYLRWAAVDLATVRDTKSYLAQLVTRQALNSLRAGARRREDYVGPWLPEPLLLEEQDPSADVVLAESISMAMLVLLETLSPDERAVFVLREVFGFDYAEIAEAVGRPAPTVRQVAHRAREHVRARRKRFDAVDPERNAEITAQFLATAAGGDVEALMTMLAPDATWTADSGGVVSAARRPVVGAEKVARAIAGLMRRAAATGAMRVDMVTCNSAPAVLLYLGERLEGVITLEIAGDKITNFYVMRNPQKLAALASARDISRG; encoded by the coding sequence ATGACGCAGGCGCCGACCGGCAGCGAGCACGCCGAACGGTTCACCCTGCTGCGGCCACTGCTGTTCACCATCGCCTACGAGATGCTGGGCTCGGCCACCGAGGCCGACGACGTCTTGCAGGACAGCTATCTGCGGTGGGCGGCGGTCGACTTGGCGACGGTGCGCGACACCAAGTCGTATCTGGCCCAGCTGGTCACCCGTCAGGCGCTGAACTCGCTGCGGGCCGGCGCCCGCCGGCGCGAGGATTACGTGGGGCCGTGGCTGCCCGAGCCGCTGCTGCTCGAGGAGCAGGACCCCTCGGCCGATGTCGTTCTGGCGGAATCGATTTCGATGGCGATGCTGGTGTTGCTGGAGACGTTGAGCCCCGACGAGCGGGCGGTGTTCGTGCTGCGCGAGGTGTTCGGGTTCGACTACGCCGAGATCGCCGAGGCGGTGGGCAGGCCGGCGCCCACCGTGCGGCAGGTCGCGCACCGGGCCCGCGAGCACGTGCGGGCCCGGCGCAAGCGTTTCGACGCGGTGGACCCGGAACGCAACGCCGAGATCACCGCGCAGTTTCTGGCCACCGCGGCCGGCGGCGACGTGGAAGCGTTGATGACGATGCTCGCCCCGGACGCCACGTGGACGGCCGACAGCGGCGGCGTGGTGAGCGCCGCCCGCCGGCCGGTGGTCGGGGCCGAGAAGGTGGCCCGGGCGATCGCCGGGCTGATGCGCCGGGCGGCGGCCACGGGCGCGATGCGGGTGGACATGGTGACCTGCAACAGCGCCCCGGCGGTGCTGCTCTACCTCGGCGAACGGCTCGAGGGTGTGATCACGCTGGAGATCGCCGGGGACAAGATCACCAATTTCTATGTGATGCGCAACCCGCAGAAGCTGGCCGCACTGGCCAGCGCGCGCGACATCAGCCGCGGTTGA
- a CDS encoding aminodeoxychorismate synthase component I produces the protein MRIEPLGDLGAAPRVLGAVGDATRRLGLPPPAALTGEWFGALAVIAPSLSVRPVHADDVFAVEAPRTPEPHAVGGGWIGYLSYPDPGAGAPPNRIPEAAGGWTDCVLRRDRDGHWWYESLSGAPMPGWLATALAAPPAAPRECHIDWGVADRAAHREGVLACLEAIRAGEVYQACVCTQFTGTVSGAPLDFFVDGVARTSPARAAYVAGTWGAVASLSPELYLRRRGTVVTSSPIKGTLPLDAWPAALRASAKDVAENIMIVDLVRNDLGRVAITGTVTVPELLVVRRAPGVWHLVSTVSAKVPTDLPTSALLDATFPPASVTGTPKHRARQLLSQWEPNSRGIYCGTIGLASPVAGCELNVAIRTVEFDAAGAAVLGVGGGITADSDPDAEWAECLHKASPIVGLPSIAAAPRAG, from the coding sequence GTGCGAATCGAGCCGCTCGGCGATCTTGGCGCCGCACCCCGGGTGCTGGGCGCTGTGGGTGACGCCACCCGCCGGCTCGGGCTGCCGCCGCCGGCCGCGCTCACCGGCGAGTGGTTCGGCGCCCTGGCGGTGATCGCGCCGAGCCTGTCGGTGCGCCCGGTGCACGCCGACGACGTGTTCGCGGTCGAGGCACCGCGGACGCCGGAGCCCCACGCGGTGGGCGGCGGCTGGATCGGTTACCTGTCCTACCCCGACCCCGGCGCCGGGGCGCCGCCCAACCGGATCCCCGAGGCCGCCGGCGGCTGGACCGACTGCGTCCTGCGCCGCGACCGCGACGGGCACTGGTGGTACGAGAGCCTGTCCGGCGCCCCGATGCCGGGGTGGCTCGCCACCGCGCTGGCCGCACCGCCGGCCGCGCCGCGCGAATGCCACATCGATTGGGGCGTCGCCGACCGGGCGGCGCATCGCGAGGGTGTGCTGGCCTGCCTGGAAGCGATCCGCGCCGGCGAGGTCTACCAGGCCTGCGTGTGCACGCAGTTCACCGGGACGGTCAGCGGCGCACCGCTCGACTTCTTCGTCGACGGCGTCGCGCGCACCTCCCCGGCCCGGGCGGCCTACGTCGCCGGAACCTGGGGTGCGGTGGCGTCGCTGTCGCCCGAGCTCTACCTGCGACGGCGCGGCACGGTCGTCACGTCCAGCCCGATCAAGGGCACGTTGCCGCTCGACGCCTGGCCGGCGGCGCTGCGGGCGTCGGCCAAAGACGTCGCCGAGAACATCATGATCGTCGACCTGGTCCGCAACGACCTCGGCCGGGTGGCGATCACCGGCACGGTGACCGTGCCCGAATTGCTGGTGGTGCGCCGCGCCCCGGGCGTGTGGCACCTGGTGTCCACGGTGTCCGCGAAGGTCCCCACCGACCTTCCGACGTCGGCGCTGCTGGACGCCACCTTCCCGCCGGCCTCGGTCACCGGGACACCCAAACACCGTGCCCGCCAACTGCTCTCGCAGTGGGAACCCAACAGTCGTGGAATATATTGCGGCACCATCGGATTGGCCTCCCCCGTGGCCGGCTGTGAGCTGAACGTCGCGATCCGCACCGTCGAATTCGACGCCGCGGGCGCCGCGGTGCTGGGCGTCGGCGGCGGCATCACCGCGGATTCCGACCCGGACGCCGAGTGGGCGGAATGCCTGCACAAGGCATCCCCGATCGTCGGGCTGCCGTCCATCGCCGCCGCGCCCCGGGCCGGCTGA